GCGTGATCTCGCCGAGCGCGTCGCTCACGACCTTGCCGTGCTCCGAGGTGATGATCTCCGCGAGCTCCCCCTTCTCGGCCTCGAGCAGCTCGCGGAAGCGGAAGAGGATCGCCTGCCGCTTGGCGAGCGACAGGTCGCGCCAGGCGGGGAACGCGGCGTTCGCCGACGCGATGGCGCGCTGGATCTCGTCGGCGTCCGCGAGCGCGACCTCCTTCGTGACGACGCCGCGGGCCGGGTCGTAGACGGGCGCCGTGCGGCCGGAGGTCGAGGGCGAGCGGGCGCCGTCGATCCAGTGCGGGACGACGGGGAGCGGGGCGGTGTCGGTCATGGTGTCCTCAGGCGGTGGCGGGTGGTGGACGGGTCGGTCTTCGGGGTCAGGGGCGGGCGCGGCCGTGCACGAGGTCGACGGCCTGGTCGACCGCGCGCGCGACGTCGCCGTCGGCGGGGTGGATCAGCGTGCGGCCGACGACCAGGCCGCGGACGCCGGGGAGGCCGAGCGCATGCTCCCAGCCGGCCCAGGTGTCCTCGCTCGCGCCCTGCGGATCCCCGCCGAGCAGCAGCGTGGGCAGGGTGGTCGCGGCCATGACGCGGGCCATGTCGTCGACGACGGGCAGCTTCATCCACGTGCGCGCGGAGGAGGAGCCGAGGCCGGAGGCGATGGCGATGGACGTGATGACGGCGTCGGGCGTGAGGTCGTTGACGATCCGGCCGTCTTGCCACGCGCTCATGAACGGCTCGAGCATGATCGGGAGGCCCGCCCGCACCGCGTCGTCGACCGCGCGGGCGTTGGCCTCGAGGGTGGCGGCCGTGCCGGCGTCGCCGAGGGCGATCCGCACGAGCGTCTTCGCGAAGTCGAGGCCGTCGCGCACGATCCCCGGGACGTCGTAGGCGGTGAAGCGGTCGTCCATCTCGAAGGCGGCGCCGCGGAGGCCGCCGCGGTTCATGGATCCGACGACCACCTTGTGGTCGAGGAGGCCGAGGAGCGCGAGGTCGTCGACGATGTCCGGGGTGCCGAGCACGCCGTCGACCCCGTCGCGCGTGAGGGCGGTCGCGAGTCCGGCGAGCAGCTCGTAGCGGTCGGCGAGGGCCATCGGGTCGTCGCCGACGCCGAGCGCGCCGCGGGCGGGGTGGTCGGCGGCGACGATGAGGAGGCGGCCGTCGTCGCGGATCAGCGGGCGGCGGACCCGGCGGGCGAGCGCGCGGGCGACGGCGGCGGGATCCGTGGCGCGCAGGTCGCGAAGGGCCTGGAACGCACCGGGCAGGTCGCCCGCGCGGACGAGCTCGGCGGGCGACGTCTCGTCGACGGCGGTCATCGGATCCCCTCCAGCACGGCCTCGACCTCGGCGGTCGTCGGCATGGCGGTCGAGCACTCGCGGCGGGACGCGACGATGGCGCCCGCGACGTTGGCGAAGCGCAGGATCCGCTCGAGGTCCCACCCGGCGAGCAGCCCGTGCACGAGCGCGCCGCCGAAGCCGTCGCCCGCGCCGAGCCCGTTGACGACCTCGACCGGATACGGCGGCACCTCCACGGTCTCGTCGCGCGTCTTCGCGAGCACGCCCTTCGGGCCCTGCTTGACGATCGCGAGCTCGACGCCGCGGTCGAGCAGGGCGTCGGCGGCCCGCAGCGGATCCGTCTCCCCCACCGCGATCTCGCACTCCTCGCGGTTGCCGACCGCGACGGTCACGTGCTCGAGCGCGCGGCCGACCTCGCGGGTCGCGTCCGCGGGCGACGACCAGAACATCGGCCGGTAGTCGAGGTCGAGCACGGTCAGCGGGCGGCGCGCGCGGGCGGCCCACGCGGCGTGGTGGGCGGTGCGGCTCGGGTCCTCGCTGAGACCCGTGACGGTCGACCAGTGGACGCGCGCGTCCTGGATCGCCGTCGTGTCGAGCGCGTCGGCCTCGATGCAGAGGTCGGGCGCCTTCGGGCGGCGGTAGAAGTAGAGGGGGAAGTCGTCGGGCGGGAAGATCTCGCAGAAGGTGACGGGCGTCGGCAGGTCGTCGACCGGCGTCACGAACTCCGCGGAGACGCCGAGCCGCTCGAGCTCCCGCGTGACGTACCGGCCGAACGGGTCGTCGCCGACGCGCGAGACGAGGGCGGCGGATCTGCCGTGGCGGGCGGCCGCGACCGCGACGTTGGCCGCGCTCCCGCCGAGGTACTTGCCGAAGGTCTCGACGTCCTCGAGGCCCACGCCGTCCTGGAGCGGGTAGAGGTCGACGCCGACGCGGCCGATGGTGATCACGTCGTGGATCGGGGTCGAGGCGGGGACTGCGTTCATGGCAGGGCTCATGGCGGCGCTGCTTCCTCTCCGGCGATGGAGGGCGGTGGGCGGGTGCTGCTGTCCGTCCAACGTAGCGCATGTTCTGACATAGGCACATGCCTTATCGGGGGCAGGGTCGCGACCCGCTCAGTCGAGCGGCAGGTGCATCACTTGCAGGCCGACGAGCCCGTCCTCCGCGTGGTCGAAGGCCTCGGGGACGGTGCCGATGATCCGGAACCCCAGCGACCGCCACAGATGCACGGCCGCGTGGTTGGTCTCGACGACGGCGTTGAACTGGATCGCCCGGTAGCCCTCCGCGCGCGCCCACGCCAACACGAACTCGCCGAGCGCCCGGCCGACGCCGCGACCGCCGTGCGCGGGATCCACGAGGAAGGAGCCCGTGGCGACGTGCGCGCCGCGACCCGGGCGGTTCGGGCCGGCCTTGGCGGATCCGAGCACGGTGCCGTCGTCATCCACGGCCACGAAGGTGCGGGCCGGCGCCTCCGCCATCCAGTTCGGCCGCGCCTCCTCGAGCGACTGCCCAGCCGGGAGCGCGTAGGTGCGGCCGGCATCGACGATCGCGCGATAGAAGGGGTGGATCAGGGGCCAGTCGGCGTCCGTGGCGGGGCGGATCTGCATGCGGTCGAGGCTATCCGGCGGCGCCCGCGACGCCGAGCGCCGGCAGCAGCACCTCGTCGATCACGGTGACGAAGAACGCGCGCGACACCGGCCCGCGGCCGGCCGCGAGGCGCTGCGTGCTCATCGCCGGGACGACCTCGGCGAGCACGGCGAGGGCGGCGTCCGAGCGCGCGGGCGCCTCGCCACGCTCGACGGCGCGGCGCAGGAGCCGGCCGTAGACGTCGACGTAGGGGTCCGTGACCTCGGAGCGGATCGCCCGCGCCAGTCGCTCGGAGCCGCGCATCGCGGGCGCGAGGCCGGCGAACACGGCGGCGCGGCGGTCGGGCCCGCCGAGCCAGCCCGAGTCGACGACGGCCAGGAGGTCGTCGCGCAGGGATCCGGTGTCGGGCAGGGCCTCGGCCTCCGGCGGGCGGCCGACGCTGCGGACGGCGGCGAGCACCAGGTCCTCCTTCGTCGCCCAGCGCCGGTAGATCGTGGTCTTCGCGCGTCCGGTGCGGGCGGCGACCTCGTCGAGTGCCATGCCGTCGTAGTCCCGCTCGGCGACGAGGTCGAGGGCGGCGGCGAGGATCGCGGCGTCCCCCGAGCGGTCGACGGGGCGGCCGACGCGGGGCCGCGGGGCGTCGGTCGGCATGTCCATCCCGTCCAGGATAGGCCCGTCGCGGTATTCCGCTACTCAGGAACAGCGTTACTCCTCGCAGGCCGCGTCGCGGCCGCAGGAGGAGGAGCCATGCAGATCCAGGACGCGGTCGTCGTCGTCACGGGAGCGTCGTCGGGCATCGGCGCGGCCACCGCCCGGGCGGCGGCGCGGGCGGGTGCGCGGGTCGTGCTCGCGGCTCGACGGGAGGGGCGGATCCGCGCGCTGGCGATGGAGATCGGCGGCGGCGCGATCGCCGTGCGCTGCGACGTCACGGACGCGGCCGACGTCGCCGCGCTCGCGCAGGCCGCCCTGGACGCCTTCGGCCGCATCGACGTGCTCGTGAACAACGCGGGCCAGGGCCTCCAGTCGACGATCGAGGACCTGGCGCTCGACGACCTCCGCGCCGTCCTCGAGCTGAACCTCGTCGCGCCCCTCGCCGCGATGCAGGCGGTCCTGCCGGCGATGCGCGCCCAGGGCGCGGGCGCGATCGTGAACGTCAGCTCGGGCACCACCTTCGCCGACGTGCCGGGCACGGGCGGCTACGTCGCGTCGAAGATCGCGCTGGAGCGCCTGTCGGCGATCGCGCGCGCGGAGCTGGAGGGCACGGGCGTCGTCGTCTCGACCCTGATCCCCTTCGCCACGGAGACGGAGTTCATGGCCTCGATCCGCGCGGGCCGCGCCGAGGCGGAGGCGATGACGGCGGGCGCGGCCTTCGACACCCCGGAGACGGTCGCCGACGCGGTCCTCGCGCTCATCGCGAGCGGCGACGCGCGGATGGACCTCGTGCCGGCGGCGTACGGCGGGTCGCGCTGATCCCGGATCAGGCGGGCGGGTCGTCCGCCAGCCGCTGGAAGAGCACGTGGTCCTGCCACTCCCCCGCGATGCGGAGGTAGCGCGGCGCGAGCCCGTACCGCGTGAAGCCCGCCCGCGCGAGCACGGCCTGCGACGCGCGGTTGCCGAGGAGCGTGCCGGCGTCGACCCGGTGCAGCCCGAGCTCGCCGAACGCGAGGGCGACCGCGGCCTCGGCGGCGGAGGTCGCGAGCCAGTACCCCATCGCGCACGACTCGAGGATGCCCGACCGCCCGGCCCGCGCACGACGACGGCCGCCCCACCCCTCTGAGGGATGGGACGGCCGTCGTGGTCGTGCGTGGGCGCTAGGCGCGCGCGAGGTCCGCGATGATGCGGTCCCCGGCGGCGGCCATGACCGTCGTCGCCGTGATCTCGGCGCGACCCAGGAGGTCGTCCATGCGACGGCGGCGGGCCTTCGTGATCAGCGTCACGACGGTGCCCTGCTTGCCCGCGCGGCCCGTGCGGCCGGCGCGGTGGAGGTAGCTCTTGTACTCGTCCGGTGCGTCGGCCTGGATGACCAGCCCGATGTCGTCGACGTGGATGCCGCGGGCGGCCACGTCGGTCGCCACGAGCACGCGGACCTTGCCGCTCGTGAGGAGCTGCAGGTTGCGCGTGCGGCGCGCCTGGTTGAGGTCGCCGTGGAGCGACGTGGCCGGGATGCCGGCGTCCTCGAGCTGGTCGGCGAGCTGCTCGGCGAACGCGCGGGTGCGGGCGAAGATCAGCGTCTTGCCCTCGCCCGAGCTGAGCTGCTCGATGATCGCGGCCTTGTCGCGCTGCTCGATGAGGAGCACGCGGTGGTCGATGGTCGACGACGCCTGGTCCTCGCCCGCGACCTCGTGGACGCTGGGCGACGGCAGGAACTCGTTGACGAGCGTCGCGACGCCCTTGTCGAGCGTGGCCGAGAAGAGCAGGCGCTGGCCGTCGGGCTTCACCTGGCGGAGGATCCGCTGGACGGGCTCGAGGAAGCCGAGGTCGCACATGTGGTCGGCCTCGTCGAGGACCGTGACGACGATCTCCGAGAGGTCGAGGCGGCCCTGGTCGATGAGGTCCTCGAGGCGGCCGGGGGTCGCGATGAGGATGTCGACGCCGCGCTGCAGCGCACCGACCTGCTTGAACTGCGGCACGCCGCCGAAGATCGTGGTGGTGAACAGGCCCACCGAGCGGGCGATGGGCTGCACGGTGCGGTCGATCTGCATGGCGAGCTCGCGCGTCGGGGCGAGGATCAGCGCGCGGGGCTTGCGGCCCATCTTGCGGTTCTTCGCGCCGTCGTTCTCGAGCAGGCGCTCCACGAGGGGCGCGCCGAACGCGATGGTCTTGCCGGATCCGGTGCGGCCGCGGCCGAGCACGTCGCGACCCGCGAGCACGTCGGGGATCGTGGCGGCCTGGATCGGGAACGGGCTCGCCGCGCCCAGCTCCTCGAGCACCCGGACGATGTTCTGGCCGAGGCCGAGGGCCGCGAAGGTCACGCCGTCGACGTCCTTGGCCGTGGTGGCCTGGGCCTCGAGGCGCTCGAGCACGACGTCCTCGGCGGGAGCGTGACGCGGGGCGCCCTCCTTGCTCGGGTAGAAGTCGCTGTCGCGCTTGGGGCGGGCATCGTCGTAGGACGGGCGCTCGCTCCGGTGGGGGCGGTCACCGTAAGACGGGCGCTCGGACCGCTGCGGGCGGTCATCGTAGGACGGACGCTCGGACCGCTGCGGGCGGTCATCGTAGGACGGACGCTCGGACCGCTGCGGGCGGTCGTTGTACGAAGGACGCTCGGTGCGGGCCGGGCGATCGTTGTACGACGGACGGTCGGCGCGGTCGCCGTACGACGGGCGCTCGGTGCGAGCCGGGCGGGAGTCGTCGTAGGACGGACGCTCGGTGCGAGCGGGACGGTCGTTGTACGAGGGGCGCTCGGCGCGGTCGCCGTACGACGGACGCTCCGTGCGAGCCGCGCGGTCGTTGTACGCGGGACGCTCGGACCGCTGGGCGCGGTTGCCGTACGAGGGGCGCTCGTTCCGCTCGTTGTACGCGGGACGCTCCGAACGCTGCGGCCGGTCGTTCCCGTACGACGGGCGGTCGTTGCGCGGCGCGCGGTCGTTGTACGCGGGACGCTCGGATCGCTCGCCGCCACGCTCGGGACGCGAGTTCCCGTACGACGGACGCTCGGAGCGCTGTCCGCGCTCGGCGCCGTAGGAGGGACGCTCGCTGCGCTGGCCGCGGTCGTTGCCGCCGCCGTAGGAGGGGCGCTCGCCGCGCTGCGGGCGGGCGTCGCCGCGCTCGGGGCGCTGGCCGGCGCGGTTGGGGCGGTCGCCGTACGCGGGACGCTCGCCGCGACCGGCGGGGCGCTCGGCGCGGGGCTCCCAGTTGGGGCGGTCGCCGCCGCGCGCGGGGCGGGCTGCGCCGCCGCGCTGGGGGCGGTCGTCCTGGCCGGAGCGCTGCGCGCGCTCGTCGGCGTTCCAGCGCTGCTTCTTGGGCGCGGGATCGGAGTTGTAGCCGCGGTGGTTCGGGCTGCGGGATCCCGCGGGGGCGCGCTTGGCGCCGCGCGGGGAGTCGTTGTTGTAGGGCATGAGGGATTCCTCGTTCTGCTCGGATGCATGACAATGCGCATGTGCGAAGCAGCGCGCTACAGGATCAGGGTGCGCAGAGCTGCTCTCAACCCGGGCAGTCGTCGACCGGGGGCCGTGTCATCGCGTGACGTACCCCTCTGCGGAACGAGAGGGGGAAACCGGCCCACCTGACTGACAAATCCGATCCGCCCGGATGGATGGTCCGGTAGCGGTGTCAAGAGCCGACTGGAGAACACTACCGGACGAGGGCCCCGCGCACCAGGGCGGCGCTCCGCCCGGGCGCGCCCCGCGGCGCCCCCGGGCGGGGTCGGGACCGGGATCAGCCGGCGACGCCGGCCTCGGTCGTCGTCGCGGATCCGCCCGTGGGCAGCCCGCGCTCGGCCCGACGCCGTTCGCCGCGCGCCCGGATCCGCAGGCCCGCGCGCTCGACGATCGAGTACAGCGACGGCAGCACCAGCAGGGTCAGCACGGTGGACGACAGCAGGCCGCCGATCACGACGATCGCGAGCGGCTGCGAGATGAACCCGCCGTGCCCGGTGAGCCCGATCGCGAGCGGCAGCAGCGCGAAGATCGTCGCGAGCGCCGTCATGAGGATGGGCCGGAGCCGTCGTCCGGCGCCCTGCAGGATCGCCTCGCGGAGCTCGAGCCCGCGCGTCCGGTACTGGTTCACGAGGTCGATGAGCACGATCGCGTTGGTCACCACGATGCCCACGAGCATGAGCAGGCCGATGATCGACGCGACGCCCAGCGGGATCCCCGTCACGACCTGCAGCAGCACCGCGCCGGTCGCCGCGAACGGCACCGAGACGAGCAGCACGAGCGGCTGGATGAGGCTCCGGAACGTCGCGACCATGATGATGTAGACGATCAGGATCGCCGCCAGCACCGCGAGCCCCAGCTGCCCGAACGCGTCGGACTGCTGCGACGCGACGCCGCCGAGCGAGGCCTGCGCGCCGGCCGGCAGCTGCACGTCCGCGACGGCCTGCGACACCTCGGACGAGGCGAAGCCCACGTCGTCGCTGCCGGGCGTCGCGCTCACGGTCGCGCTGCGGAAGCCGCCCGTGGTCGTGACGGTCGCCGGGCCGTCGGCCACCTCGACGGTCGCGAGGTCGCTGAGCGGCACGGAGCCGCGCGCGGTGGGGATCCGGAAGTCGCGCAGCCCCTGCAGGCTCTGCGCGGCGTCGGGGTCCTGGATGTAGACGGACAGCGTCTTCTCGTCGATCACGACCTGCCCGACCGCGGCCGGCAGCCGGCTCGCGGTGACGATGCCGCCGACGGCCTGCTCGCTGAGCCCGGCGGCCGCGGCCTTCGCTCGGTCGACGGTCACGGCGATGTACGGCTGCGTCTCGGAGAGGTTGCTCGTGGCCTGCTCGATGGACGGGATGTCCTGCACGGCCGCGAGGATCGCGTCGGCCGACGCCTTGAGGTCGTCGGCGTCGTTCGCGGTGATCTGCACCTCGATGTCGCTCGAGGAGAACCCGCCCGACGCCGCCGCGAGCGACACGTCGCCCACGTCGGTGAGGCCGTCGACCGCGGAGCGCACGCCCTCGCGGATGGCGTCCTGGTCGGCGTCCGGGTCGGTCGTCAGCGCGAACGTGATGCCGCCGCCGCCCCCGAAGGCGGACGTGAGCGAGGTGCTGTCCGCGCCGATCGAGGTTTGCACGGTCTCGACGCCCGTGACGCCGATGAGCGCCTGCTCCACCTCCGTCGCCGCGGTGTCCTGCGCCTCGAGGCTCGTGTCGCTCGGCAGCTCCTGCGAGACGGTCAGCGTGTTCTGCCCGCTGTCGCCGAGGAAGTTGGTCTTCATGCTGGGGATGAGCGCCACGGTGCCGCCGAGCACGAGGATCGCGAGCACGAGCGTGACCGCCGAGTGCTTGAGGGTCCACGCGAGGATCGGCAGGTAGCCGCGCTGGAGGCGCGTGGGCGCGTCGCCGCCCTCGCGGTCGCCCTCGGCGGGGGCGGCGCCGGCGGCGGCGTGCGATCCGCGCGCCCGGCGGCCGGATCCCCCGCGGGCGTCGACCGATCCGCGGACGGCGACGTGCGCGCCCGTGCGCGCGGTCTCGGCCGCCGCGGCGGCGGCTGCCTTCCGGAGCGCCCGTCGCGACTCCCCCTCGGGCCGCAGGAACCAGTACGCGAGCACCGGCACGATCGTCAGCGCGACGAATAGGGACGCGGCGAGCGCGATGGTCACCGTGAGGGCGAACGGCCGGAACAGCTCGCCCGTGATGTCGCCCACGAGCGCGATCGGCAGGAACACCGCGACGGTCGTGGCGGTGGACGCCGTGACCGCGCCCGCGACCTCGCGCACGGCCGCGCGGATCGCCTCGAGCCGGTCGGGCGTGAAGGAGAGGTGCCGCTTGATGTTCTCGATCACCACGATCGAGTCGTCCACCACGCGCCCGACCGCGATCGTGAGCGCGCCGAGCGTGATGATGTTGAGCGTGTAGCCCGAGGCGAGCATCCCGATGAAGGTGATGAGCACGGACGCCGGGATGGAGATCGCGGTGACGATGGTCGACCGGATCGACAGCAGGAACACCAGGATCACGAGCACGGCGAACACGAGGCCGAGCAGGCCCTCGGTGGTCAGGCTCGAGATCGACTGCTCGATGAAGGGCGCCTGGTCGAACACGACCGTGAACTTCGTATTGCTGCCCAGGTCGTCCGAGAGCTGCGGCAGGAGCTCCGTCACGAGGTGGGAGACGTCCACGGTGTTGCCCGCGGGCGTCTTCGTCACGGCGATGGTGAGCGACGGCTGGCCGTCGACGCGCGAGATGCCGGTGGTCGGGTCCTGGCCGAGCTCCACGGTGGCGACGTCGCCGATCGTGAGCTGCCGCCCGCCCGCGGCACCGAGCAGCGGCAGCGACGCGAGGTCCTGGGTGGATCCGAGGCGCGTGCCCGACTGGACCGACAGCGTGGTGCCGTCCTCCGTCACCGATCCCGCGGGCAGGAGCGACCCGTTCGCGTCGAGCGCGTCGCGGATCGCCTGGTTGGAGAGGCCCGCGGCCTGCACCTCCGCGGGATCCGGCGTGATGACCACGCGCTGCCCGACCGTGCCGAGCAGGCTCGCGTCGCGCACGCCCGCGAGCTTGCGGATGTCGGCGAGGGTCGAGCGCTCGAGCGCGGCCGTGAGGTCCTGCGGGCTGAGGTCGCTGGTCACCGCGATCTGGATCACCGGCAGGTCGTCGATGCTGCCCGCGATGACCACGGGGTCGATGCCGTCGGGGAGCGTGGTGCGGATCCGGTTGATGGCCTGGTCGATCTTCTGCTCGGCCGTCGCGAGGTCGGTGCCGTATGTGAAGGAGGCGGAGATGACGGACGAGTCGGTGCGCGAGGTCGCCGTGGAGGACTCCAGGCCCGGCACCGCCTGGATCGCGCGCTCGATGGGCGTTGACACGTCCGAGTCGACGACCGCGGGCGAGGCGCCCGGGTACGCCGTGACGACCGCGAGCTGCGGGAACGTCACCGACGGGATGAGCTCCTGCTTGAGCGTCGTCAGCGCGATGCCGCCGAACACCCCGATGACGATCGTGATGAGCGCGATCAGGGCCCGGTTGCGGAGGCTGAAGACGGAGAGGAGATGCAGGGGGTGCTCCTTGTGGGACGCGGGCCGCGGGTGCGGCGGTCGCGCGGGCCGCTGATCGCCCGCACCGGGAACCCGCCCCGTGGGGGAAGTATCGCACCCGGGGTCGGGAAATCCCCGCTCGCGAAGGGTTTTCGGCAATGCGTCACCGCATCCAGCCGACGCCCCTCTCCACGGAGCATGCTGGAGGGATGGCGCACCGGGCATCGAGCACGAAGGACCGCGTCCCCGAGCCCAAGACCTGCGTCTCGTGCGGCCGCACCATCGAGTGGCGGAGGAAGTGGGAGCGCGACTGGGACGAGGTGCGCTACTGCAGCGACGCGTGCCGACGTCGTGGGGTGACCGACGTCGACGAGCGGCTCGAGCGACGGATCCTCGACCTCCTCGCGCACCGCGCCGGCGGCGCCACCATCTGCCCGTCGGAGGTCGCCCGCGCGGAGTCGCCCGAGGACTGGCGCGACCTCATGGAGCCGGCCCGCCGTGCGGCCCGGCGGCTCGTCGAGGCGGGCGAGGTGGAGATCACCCAGAAGGGCTCGGTCGTCGATCCCTCCACGGCCAAGGGGCCCATCCGCATCCGCCGCCGTCGCTGACGAGGCACACTAGGGGGATGCATCGACCGACCCTGACCGTCCTGGCCGCCATCGCGAGCGCGGTGCTCCTGTCCGGATGCGGGGTCCAGTCGCAGTTCCAGACGCCCACGACCGAGATCTACGCCACCACCGCGGAGGCCCAGACGGCGCTCGGCGCGTCCGCGCCGACGTGGATCCCGGAGGACGGCACGCTCATCCGCATCAAGTCGGAGTCGAAGGCGGGCACCATCGTCGCCGTCCAGACCGCGACGGCCGCTCCTGCCCCGGGCGGCTGCACCGACCTGCAGATGACCACCATCCAGGACACCTGGTGGCCGCCGGAGATCGACCCCGCGAGCGTCACGTGCGCCGACGGCTGGAACCTCTTCGGCGCGAACGGCCGCATCTACGGCTGGAGCTCCACGGTCGTCGGCTAGGCCGGGCTCGTCTCGCCAGCCTCTCCCGCGTCCCGCCGACGCCGCGCCGCCAGCGCCCGCAGCACGAGGATCACGACCACGCCGACCGCCGCACCCACGACCGTGTCGACCACCCGGTCGGCCACGAGCGGGAGCACCGGCAGCGTCCGGCCCAGGCCGCCCATCACGAGCGCGAGCGGCGTGATGAAGACGAGCGCCACCCCGTAGTGCCGGCCGACCGCGAGCTCGGCGGCGAACTGGCACGCGACGGCGACGGCGATG
The genomic region above belongs to Clavibacter phaseoli and contains:
- a CDS encoding SDR family oxidoreductase yields the protein MQIQDAVVVVTGASSGIGAATARAAARAGARVVLAARREGRIRALAMEIGGGAIAVRCDVTDAADVAALAQAALDAFGRIDVLVNNAGQGLQSTIEDLALDDLRAVLELNLVAPLAAMQAVLPAMRAQGAGAIVNVSSGTTFADVPGTGGYVASKIALERLSAIARAELEGTGVVVSTLIPFATETEFMASIRAGRAEAEAMTAGAAFDTPETVADAVLALIASGDARMDLVPAAYGGSR
- a CDS encoding class I fructose-bisphosphate aldolase; this translates as MTAVDETSPAELVRAGDLPGAFQALRDLRATDPAAVARALARRVRRPLIRDDGRLLIVAADHPARGALGVGDDPMALADRYELLAGLATALTRDGVDGVLGTPDIVDDLALLGLLDHKVVVGSMNRGGLRGAAFEMDDRFTAYDVPGIVRDGLDFAKTLVRIALGDAGTAATLEANARAVDDAVRAGLPIMLEPFMSAWQDGRIVNDLTPDAVITSIAIASGLGSSSARTWMKLPVVDDMARVMAATTLPTLLLGGDPQGASEDTWAGWEHALGLPGVRGLVVGRTLIHPADGDVARAVDQAVDLVHGRARP
- a CDS encoding TetR/AcrR family transcriptional regulator — encoded protein: MPTDAPRPRVGRPVDRSGDAAILAAALDLVAERDYDGMALDEVAARTGRAKTTIYRRWATKEDLVLAAVRSVGRPPEAEALPDTGSLRDDLLAVVDSGWLGGPDRRAAVFAGLAPAMRGSERLARAIRSEVTDPYVDVYGRLLRRAVERGEAPARSDAALAVLAEVVPAMSTQRLAAGRGPVSRAFFVTVIDEVLLPALGVAGAAG
- a CDS encoding GNAT family N-acetyltransferase — protein: MQIRPATDADWPLIHPFYRAIVDAGRTYALPAGQSLEEARPNWMAEAPARTFVAVDDDGTVLGSAKAGPNRPGRGAHVATGSFLVDPAHGGRGVGRALGEFVLAWARAEGYRAIQFNAVVETNHAAVHLWRSLGFRIIGTVPEAFDHAEDGLVGLQVMHLPLD
- a CDS encoding GNAT family N-acetyltransferase translates to MGYWLATSAAEAAVALAFGELGLHRVDAGTLLGNRASQAVLARAGFTRYGLAPRYLRIAGEWQDHVLFQRLADDPPA
- a CDS encoding DUF2256 and DUF3253 domain-containing protein, with the protein product MAHRASSTKDRVPEPKTCVSCGRTIEWRRKWERDWDEVRYCSDACRRRGVTDVDERLERRILDLLAHRAGGATICPSEVARAESPEDWRDLMEPARRAARRLVEAGEVEITQKGSVVDPSTAKGPIRIRRRR
- a CDS encoding DEAD/DEAH box helicase codes for the protein MPYNNDSPRGAKRAPAGSRSPNHRGYNSDPAPKKQRWNADERAQRSGQDDRPQRGGAARPARGGDRPNWEPRAERPAGRGERPAYGDRPNRAGQRPERGDARPQRGERPSYGGGNDRGQRSERPSYGAERGQRSERPSYGNSRPERGGERSERPAYNDRAPRNDRPSYGNDRPQRSERPAYNERNERPSYGNRAQRSERPAYNDRAARTERPSYGDRAERPSYNDRPARTERPSYDDSRPARTERPSYGDRADRPSYNDRPARTERPSYNDRPQRSERPSYDDRPQRSERPSYDDRPQRSERPSYGDRPHRSERPSYDDARPKRDSDFYPSKEGAPRHAPAEDVVLERLEAQATTAKDVDGVTFAALGLGQNIVRVLEELGAASPFPIQAATIPDVLAGRDVLGRGRTGSGKTIAFGAPLVERLLENDGAKNRKMGRKPRALILAPTRELAMQIDRTVQPIARSVGLFTTTIFGGVPQFKQVGALQRGVDILIATPGRLEDLIDQGRLDLSEIVVTVLDEADHMCDLGFLEPVQRILRQVKPDGQRLLFSATLDKGVATLVNEFLPSPSVHEVAGEDQASSTIDHRVLLIEQRDKAAIIEQLSSGEGKTLIFARTRAFAEQLADQLEDAGIPATSLHGDLNQARRTRNLQLLTSGKVRVLVATDVAARGIHVDDIGLVIQADAPDEYKSYLHRAGRTGRAGKQGTVVTLITKARRRRMDDLLGRAEITATTVMAAAGDRIIADLARA
- the iolC gene encoding 5-dehydro-2-deoxygluconokinase yields the protein MSPAMNAVPASTPIHDVITIGRVGVDLYPLQDGVGLEDVETFGKYLGGSAANVAVAAARHGRSAALVSRVGDDPFGRYVTRELERLGVSAEFVTPVDDLPTPVTFCEIFPPDDFPLYFYRRPKAPDLCIEADALDTTAIQDARVHWSTVTGLSEDPSRTAHHAAWAARARRPLTVLDLDYRPMFWSSPADATREVGRALEHVTVAVGNREECEIAVGETDPLRAADALLDRGVELAIVKQGPKGVLAKTRDETVEVPPYPVEVVNGLGAGDGFGGALVHGLLAGWDLERILRFANVAGAIVASRRECSTAMPTTAEVEAVLEGIR
- a CDS encoding efflux RND transporter permease subunit → MHLLSVFSLRNRALIALITIVIGVFGGIALTTLKQELIPSVTFPQLAVVTAYPGASPAVVDSDVSTPIERAIQAVPGLESSTATSRTDSSVISASFTYGTDLATAEQKIDQAINRIRTTLPDGIDPVVIAGSIDDLPVIQIAVTSDLSPQDLTAALERSTLADIRKLAGVRDASLLGTVGQRVVITPDPAEVQAAGLSNQAIRDALDANGSLLPAGSVTEDGTTLSVQSGTRLGSTQDLASLPLLGAAGGRQLTIGDVATVELGQDPTTGISRVDGQPSLTIAVTKTPAGNTVDVSHLVTELLPQLSDDLGSNTKFTVVFDQAPFIEQSISSLTTEGLLGLVFAVLVILVFLLSIRSTIVTAISIPASVLITFIGMLASGYTLNIITLGALTIAVGRVVDDSIVVIENIKRHLSFTPDRLEAIRAAVREVAGAVTASTATTVAVFLPIALVGDITGELFRPFALTVTIALAASLFVALTIVPVLAYWFLRPEGESRRALRKAAAAAAAETARTGAHVAVRGSVDARGGSGRRARGSHAAAGAAPAEGDREGGDAPTRLQRGYLPILAWTLKHSAVTLVLAILVLGGTVALIPSMKTNFLGDSGQNTLTVSQELPSDTSLEAQDTAATEVEQALIGVTGVETVQTSIGADSTSLTSAFGGGGGITFALTTDPDADQDAIREGVRSAVDGLTDVGDVSLAAASGGFSSSDIEVQITANDADDLKASADAILAAVQDIPSIEQATSNLSETQPYIAVTVDRAKAAAAGLSEQAVGGIVTASRLPAAVGQVVIDEKTLSVYIQDPDAAQSLQGLRDFRIPTARGSVPLSDLATVEVADGPATVTTTGGFRSATVSATPGSDDVGFASSEVSQAVADVQLPAGAQASLGGVASQQSDAFGQLGLAVLAAILIVYIIMVATFRSLIQPLVLLVSVPFAATGAVLLQVVTGIPLGVASIIGLLMLVGIVVTNAIVLIDLVNQYRTRGLELREAILQGAGRRLRPILMTALATIFALLPLAIGLTGHGGFISQPLAIVVIGGLLSSTVLTLLVLPSLYSIVERAGLRIRARGERRRAERGLPTGGSATTTEAGVAG